The following proteins are co-located in the Haloarcula marismortui ATCC 43049 genome:
- a CDS encoding methylaspartate ammonia-lyase, translated as MRIEDVRTVPGLSGFFFDDQQAIKDGATQTGFAYDGQPVTDGFDRIREAGEALIVEIELADGSIATGDCAAVQYSGAGGRDPLFRAEKYRPVVEGAVADALRGQDATQFGANATMLEEMSPQRSGGDQLHTAVRYGVSQALLNAAAQARGVTPTDVLADTYDTEPATSPVPVFGQSGDERRINAEKMLIKGVPVLPHGLFNSVEKVGENGEGLRDYLAWLSDRATALGPEPYSPRFHVDVYGILGKVFGPPYDRTEVTDYFETLREAAAPYPLQVEGPMDAGGRQAQITEMAELREGLADAGVDVDIVADEWCNTFEDVQAFVDAEAADLVQIKTPDLGGIQRSAEAVLYCDGTDTRAYVGGTCNETVTSARACAHVALATDAAQVLAKPGMGFDEGFMVVTNEMRRALARRDATQEVPADD; from the coding sequence ATGCGGATTGAAGACGTTCGAACGGTTCCAGGCCTCTCCGGGTTCTTTTTCGACGACCAGCAGGCCATCAAGGATGGGGCGACCCAGACCGGGTTCGCCTACGACGGCCAGCCGGTCACGGACGGGTTCGACCGCATCCGCGAGGCCGGCGAGGCGCTCATCGTTGAAATCGAACTCGCCGACGGCTCCATCGCAACGGGCGACTGCGCCGCGGTCCAGTACTCGGGGGCCGGCGGCCGTGACCCGCTGTTTCGGGCTGAAAAGTACCGGCCTGTCGTCGAGGGGGCTGTCGCTGACGCACTCCGTGGGCAGGACGCGACCCAGTTCGGGGCCAACGCGACGATGCTGGAGGAAATGAGCCCACAGCGCTCGGGCGGCGACCAGCTCCACACCGCGGTCCGCTACGGCGTCTCGCAGGCGCTGCTGAACGCCGCCGCGCAGGCACGCGGGGTGACGCCGACGGACGTACTCGCGGACACCTACGACACCGAGCCGGCGACCTCGCCGGTTCCGGTGTTCGGCCAGTCGGGAGACGAACGTCGTATCAACGCCGAGAAGATGCTCATCAAGGGCGTCCCGGTCCTGCCCCACGGCCTGTTCAACAGCGTTGAGAAGGTCGGCGAGAACGGCGAGGGGCTGCGCGACTACCTCGCCTGGCTCTCGGACCGGGCGACAGCGCTCGGGCCGGAGCCGTACTCGCCGCGCTTCCACGTGGACGTGTACGGCATCCTCGGGAAGGTGTTCGGCCCGCCGTACGACCGGACCGAAGTGACCGACTACTTCGAGACGCTGCGGGAGGCCGCCGCACCGTACCCCCTTCAGGTTGAGGGACCGATGGACGCTGGCGGTCGGCAGGCACAGATAACCGAGATGGCCGAACTCCGCGAGGGACTGGCCGATGCAGGCGTCGACGTGGACATCGTCGCCGACGAGTGGTGCAACACCTTCGAAGACGTGCAGGCGTTCGTCGACGCGGAAGCGGCCGACCTCGTCCAAATAAAGACGCCGGACCTCGGCGGCATCCAGCGCTCGGCCGAAGCGGTGCTGTACTGCGACGGCACGGACACCCGGGCCTACGTCGGCGGGACGTGTAACGAGACAGTGACCTCGGCGCGGGCCTGTGCCCACGTCGCGCTGGCAACCGACGCCGCGCAGGTGCTGGCGAAACCGGGCATGGGCTTCGATGAGGGGTTCATGGTTGTCACAAACGAGATGCGGCGGGCGCTTGCCAGACGGGACGCCACACAGGAGGTGCCGGCTGATGACTGA
- the mch gene encoding 2-methylfumaryl-CoA hydratase: MTDWADPDALDLSDGETFDSLLDRADTREKGHFFEFFAEGDELAHDPGLRLTHHGSEQWMGQTLNHDPAYWRADTARERDFEERPVHPDYLLACVMGITVEDLSEKGGYFLGRDDVTFHQPVTAGTPLSVTSTVVDTKTSSSRPQYGIVTWETEGRDRETGETLVSYRRTNMIPRREPAATDGGAVGEQDEDGPMLPDTPISPDGEYFEDFQAALERADTENAAVAYRHERGRTMDDQLVAGLPLATLNTARQHHNRDEMADSPSGDIVAYGDVTRSVALAHARSDEATYRERRFADEQFHDFVTLGDTVYGFTRVLDCDPDAGPERAGAVTFEHVAFNQDQTPVYSGRRTALIQRDT; the protein is encoded by the coding sequence ATGACTGACTGGGCTGACCCGGACGCGCTGGACCTCTCGGACGGCGAGACGTTCGACTCGCTGCTGGACCGGGCTGACACCCGAGAGAAAGGCCACTTCTTCGAGTTCTTCGCCGAGGGCGACGAACTCGCTCACGACCCCGGCCTCCGACTCACCCATCACGGCAGCGAGCAGTGGATGGGCCAGACGCTCAACCACGACCCGGCGTACTGGCGGGCCGATACCGCCCGCGAACGCGATTTCGAGGAGCGCCCGGTCCACCCGGATTACCTGCTGGCGTGTGTGATGGGCATCACCGTCGAAGACCTCTCGGAGAAAGGCGGGTACTTCCTCGGCCGCGACGACGTGACGTTCCATCAGCCGGTGACGGCCGGGACGCCGCTGTCGGTCACTTCGACTGTCGTCGACACCAAGACATCGTCCTCCAGACCCCAGTACGGTATCGTCACCTGGGAAACGGAGGGCCGGGACCGCGAGACCGGCGAGACGCTGGTGTCCTACCGGCGAACGAACATGATTCCGCGCCGGGAGCCAGCGGCTACGGATGGCGGCGCAGTCGGGGAACAGGATGAGGATGGGCCTATGCTGCCCGACACCCCCATTTCCCCGGACGGCGAGTACTTCGAGGATTTCCAAGCGGCACTCGAACGCGCCGACACGGAGAACGCCGCCGTCGCCTACCGCCACGAACGCGGGCGGACGATGGACGACCAGCTCGTCGCCGGGTTGCCGCTGGCGACGCTCAACACCGCGCGCCAGCACCACAATCGCGACGAAATGGCCGACTCGCCGTCGGGCGACATCGTCGCGTACGGCGATGTGACACGCTCGGTTGCGCTGGCCCACGCCCGCTCCGACGAGGCGACCTACCGCGAGCGTCGCTTCGCTGACGAGCAGTTCCACGACTTCGTCACGCTGGGCGACACCGTCTACGGCTTCACTCGCGTCCTCGACTGCGACCCCGACGCCGGGCCGGAACGAGCCGGCGCGGTCACGTTCGAGCACGTCGCGTTCAATCAGGACCAGACCCCGGTCTACTCGGGCCGGCGAACCGCACTCATTCAGCGAGATACATGA
- the citE gene encoding L-malyl-CoA/beta-methylmalyl-CoA lyase, with protein MTRLCRTFQTAPAAIPNDNSAKFLVSGLTSKGFQAPDWLVPDIEDGTAPSMKDEAVDNIIEHIPDHADDFAGDILPRVEWAYDDANARERGIEQVTRLAEAVGEELDGFVFPKVGRLDDVRDAAGVIADAERDAGLPEGTLEMAIILETAPGRSDLREICQYATDSRLSGLVFGPVDYTAELGGRTLDGERPRWDGLLEALSNETSAADIVAIGGPFDQLFHERAGVTYYNAEGYADQVAYEATIGIDGSWSLHPKQTEQANRIHMPTVEEMERDLHKIESFNEAKREGTGAVVVDGQMVDEATYKNFANTVKTVRAIDETHPAQTEAYYDDDLLARARDVELIFG; from the coding sequence ATGACACGACTCTGTCGCACATTCCAGACCGCACCGGCCGCGATACCGAACGACAACAGCGCGAAGTTCCTCGTCTCGGGACTCACCAGCAAGGGGTTTCAGGCCCCCGACTGGCTCGTCCCCGACATTGAGGACGGCACTGCGCCGTCGATGAAAGACGAAGCCGTCGACAACATAATCGAACACATTCCGGACCACGCCGACGACTTCGCCGGGGACATTCTCCCGCGGGTCGAGTGGGCCTACGACGACGCCAACGCCCGTGAGCGTGGCATCGAGCAGGTGACCCGCCTGGCCGAGGCGGTCGGCGAGGAACTCGACGGCTTCGTCTTCCCGAAGGTTGGTCGCCTTGACGACGTGCGCGACGCCGCAGGTGTCATTGCCGACGCTGAGCGCGACGCCGGGCTTCCCGAGGGGACGCTGGAGATGGCGATCATTCTGGAGACGGCCCCCGGCCGCTCGGACCTCCGCGAGATCTGCCAGTACGCAACAGACTCCCGGCTCTCCGGGCTCGTGTTCGGGCCGGTCGACTACACGGCAGAACTCGGCGGGCGCACGCTCGACGGCGAGCGGCCCCGCTGGGACGGTCTGCTCGAAGCGCTGTCGAACGAGACGAGCGCCGCCGACATCGTCGCCATCGGCGGCCCCTTCGACCAGTTGTTCCACGAACGCGCTGGCGTCACCTACTACAACGCCGAGGGATACGCCGATCAGGTGGCGTACGAAGCGACAATCGGCATCGACGGCTCGTGGTCGCTCCACCCCAAGCAGACCGAACAGGCGAATCGAATCCACATGCCGACAGTGGAAGAAATGGAGCGAGACCTCCACAAAATCGAGTCGTTCAACGAGGCCAAACGCGAGGGCACTGGCGCGGTCGTCGTCGACGGCCAGATGGTCGACGAAGCGACATACAAGAACTTCGCCAACACCGTCAAAACGGTCCGAGCCATCGACGAGACACACCCTGCCCAGACCGAGGCGTACTACGATGACGACTTGCTGGCGCGGGCGAGAGACGTGGAACTGATTTTTGGCTAA
- a CDS encoding pyridoxal phosphate-dependent aminotransferase, producing MDYTEPQFFRVMQYAARADRDVVDMVSGNPDWDPPEGLRDGLRDYAEASADDYQYPPSVGLTPLRDEIAARRGVDRNRVLITNGAGEANHLAMTGGLHHFDGNEILLTDPVYPYYAGRANFIGADISFVPVDEHNRLAPADVRAAASEETAVIVVNSPNNPTGAVYDAEAMAEFAAIAEEYDALLLSDEVYDHFDYAGRFSSALRADSDHVVATNSFSKTMAITGFRVGYVIFPPEDGPTGTLLERARTQHMLTNVTGSRPAQYAVLRALKTTSPDYYAACRRRLERRVDDFCAALAAAGAEYNRPDGGFYVMARFPDFPGSFENVYELIDEAGVAGMPGEAFGESRSDWIRFALVTSRVDEAAQRLANYFG from the coding sequence ATGGACTACACGGAACCCCAGTTCTTCCGGGTCATGCAGTACGCGGCCCGGGCCGACCGGGACGTGGTGGACATGGTGTCGGGCAATCCCGACTGGGACCCGCCTGAGGGGCTTCGGGACGGGCTACGGGACTATGCCGAAGCGTCCGCTGACGACTATCAGTACCCACCCAGCGTGGGGCTGACGCCGCTCCGCGATGAAATCGCCGCTCGGCGCGGAGTGGACCGGAACCGCGTACTCATTACGAACGGCGCTGGCGAGGCGAACCACCTCGCGATGACCGGCGGGCTCCATCACTTCGACGGCAACGAAATCCTCCTGACTGACCCGGTCTACCCGTACTACGCCGGCCGGGCGAACTTCATCGGCGCGGACATCTCCTTCGTTCCGGTCGACGAGCACAACCGACTGGCCCCCGCGGACGTTCGGGCGGCCGCGAGCGAGGAGACGGCCGTCATCGTGGTGAATTCGCCCAACAACCCCACCGGCGCAGTGTACGACGCTGAAGCGATGGCCGAGTTTGCAGCCATCGCCGAGGAGTACGATGCCCTGCTACTCAGCGACGAGGTGTACGACCACTTCGACTACGCAGGTCGGTTCAGTTCAGCGCTGCGCGCCGACTCCGACCACGTCGTCGCCACCAACTCCTTCTCGAAGACGATGGCGATAACGGGGTTTAGGGTCGGCTATGTGATTTTCCCGCCGGAGGACGGCCCCACTGGGACACTGCTCGAACGCGCTCGCACTCAGCACATGCTCACGAACGTCACCGGGAGCCGACCAGCGCAGTACGCCGTCCTGCGGGCGCTGAAGACGACGAGTCCGGACTACTACGCCGCCTGCCGACGGCGACTCGAAAGGCGCGTCGACGACTTCTGTGCCGCACTGGCTGCGGCTGGGGCCGAGTACAACCGCCCCGACGGCGGCTTCTACGTGATGGCGCGGTTCCCTGACTTCCCCGGGTCGTTCGAGAACGTGTACGAACTCATCGACGAAGCCGGCGTCGCCGGGATGCCTGGCGAAGCCTTCGGCGAGTCCCGTAGCGACTGGATACGGTTCGCGCTCGTGACTTCCCGGGTGGACGAGGCAGCCCAGCGGCTGGCGAACTACTTCGGATAA
- a CDS encoding CinA family protein: MADDTATPVEKRVGKRLREAAATVATAESCTGGLVGSKITDIPGSSDYFDRSLVTYSYEAKRELLAVSRESLDAHGAVSEPVAIEMARGVRDTARTDWGVATTGVAGPSGGSPETPVGTVYIAVAEAAPWGTNESGVTVSRYEFDGTRREIKSAIATQALRDLETALQE; encoded by the coding sequence ATGGCAGACGACACTGCGACCCCGGTCGAGAAGCGCGTCGGCAAGCGTCTCCGAGAAGCTGCTGCCACGGTCGCCACCGCGGAATCCTGTACCGGTGGCCTTGTCGGTTCGAAAATAACGGACATACCCGGCTCCAGCGACTACTTCGACCGCTCGCTGGTCACCTACTCCTACGAGGCCAAGCGTGAACTGCTGGCTGTTTCGCGGGAATCGCTGGACGCTCACGGCGCGGTCTCCGAGCCGGTCGCTATCGAAATGGCTCGGGGCGTTCGCGACACCGCCCGGACCGACTGGGGCGTCGCTACGACTGGCGTCGCTGGGCCGAGCGGCGGCTCGCCGGAGACGCCCGTCGGGACGGTGTACATCGCCGTCGCCGAGGCCGCCCCCTGGGGAACCAACGAGTCCGGCGTGACAGTGTCTCGCTACGAGTTCGATGGTACCCGTCGCGAGATCAAATCGGCCATCGCGACACAGGCGCTCCGGGACCTGGAAACCGCCTTACAGGAGTAG
- a CDS encoding metal-dependent hydrolase: MNKRGHVLNAVLLSIGLGYVLDPSGDVTTFATIAEVFLPIVLGALFPDVDTAFGKHRKTLHNLPVLIIFLAHPLYHGGNLQWVWLGVLTHYVLDYFGSRRGIALFYPFSDTEYGSPTGVTTSSDRAEAVTVVITAFELLAVALLVHVLPQYLPPTVRTFVVENSAFLV; encoded by the coding sequence ATGAACAAACGTGGGCACGTCCTGAACGCCGTCCTCTTGAGCATCGGACTGGGATACGTTCTTGACCCCTCGGGCGACGTGACGACCTTCGCAACAATCGCGGAAGTGTTCCTTCCCATCGTCTTGGGCGCACTGTTTCCCGATGTCGACACCGCCTTCGGCAAGCACCGCAAGACCCTGCACAATCTCCCCGTCCTCATCATATTCTTGGCCCATCCGCTGTATCACGGCGGCAATCTCCAGTGGGTGTGGCTCGGTGTCCTCACGCACTACGTGCTTGACTACTTCGGTTCCCGACGGGGGATTGCCCTGTTCTACCCGTTCTCGGACACAGAGTATGGCTCACCGACGGGCGTGACAACCTCAAGCGACCGCGCCGAAGCCGTTACCGTCGTGATTACCGCCTTCGAACTGCTCGCGGTTGCCCTGCTCGTCCACGTGCTCCCACAGTATCTGCCGCCAACGGTCAGGACCTTCGTCGTCGAGAACAGCGCGTTTCTGGTTTAG